Proteins from a single region of Psilocybe cubensis strain MGC-MH-2018 chromosome 3, whole genome shotgun sequence:
- a CDS encoding Cytochrome c oxidase assembly protein COX16, mitochondrial gives MAVFTSRTTRPPSSLNRLVRKHPSLFGVPFVLIMVAASFGLTTFTQTRYDLHDKKVKNVSKEQELKLDQNRKKFDIREEYYRLSMATDDSWEQKRIARPKGLPEWGVPPTEPPPKSG, from the exons ATGGCTGTTTTCACTTCGCGAACTACGCGCCCTCCAAGCTCTTTGAATCGGCTTGTCAGGAAGCACCCAAGTCTTTTTGGCGTTCCTTTCGTGTTGATCATGGTTGCTGCATCGTTTGGACTCACAACGTTCACTCAGACGAGGTACGATCTACACGACAAGAAAGTCAAGAAC GTCTCGAAGGAGCAGGAGTTGAAGCTGGATCAAAATCGAAAGAAGTTCGATATTCGAGAAGAGTATTAC CGACTGAGCATGGCGACAGATGATAGTTGGGAGCAGAAACGAATCGCACGTCCAAAGGGCCTTCCAGAGTGGGGTGTACCTCCTACGGAACCACCACCGAAATCGGGATAA